In Castanea sativa cultivar Marrone di Chiusa Pesio chromosome 6, ASM4071231v1, a single window of DNA contains:
- the LOC142639695 gene encoding uncharacterized protein LOC142639695, with the protein MPRRERRGRGFRRDPRWQDGNDRNLGNIKMKIPTFQGKNDPEAYLEWEKKVELIFECHNYSEEKKVKLAVIEFTDYAIIWWDQLVMNRRRNHERPIESWEEMKAIMRRRFVPSHYYRDLYQKLQSLTQGYRSVDDYHKEMEIAMIRANVEEDREATMARFLNGLNRDIANVVELQHYVELEDMVHMAIKVERQLKRKGTRSFQNLGSSTSWRSNGRKDEGAVFKSKAEPQKRRDEAPSINKGKNESQTRNRDIKCFRCLGVGHIASQCPNKRTMIARIDGEVETESEEDDDQIPSLEDACDEEVEYPVEGESLVARRALSAQVKEDDMATLVEKLNLPTLKHLRPYKLQWLNDCGEVKVNKQVLVSFSVGRYKNEVLCDVVPMQAGHILLGRPWQFDRKVNHDGFKNRYSFVKDNKTITLVPLTPRQVYEDQVKLKRENDLKNFEELLTKGHVRESMSPCAVPVLLVPKKDGTWRMCVDCRAINNITVKYRHPIPRLDDMLDELHGSCVFTKIDLKSGYHQIRMKEGDEWKTTFKTMYGLYEWLVMPFGLTNAPSTFMRLMNHALRAFIGRFVVVYFDDILVYSKNLDEHIDHLHCVLTVLRKEKLYANLKKYSFCMDKVVFLGYVVSAKGIEVDEEKVKAIKEWPTPKSVTEVRSFHGLATLPDFSKTFEIECDASGIGIGAVLMQEKRLIAYFSEKLNGQALNYPTYDKELYALVRALETWQHYLWPKEFVIHTDHESLKHLKGQGKLNRRHVKWVEFIETFPYVIKYKQGKENILLVREAHGGGLMGHSTTNCSPFEIVYGFNPLTPLDLLPIPVNEMTSLDGEKKAEMVKKLHESVRQHIEKKNEQYVTKANKGRRKVLFELGDWVWVHMRKERFPARRQSKLHPRGDGPFQVLERINDNAYKLDLPGEYNISATFNVSDLSTFDVGDDLRTNPFEERGNDENQQAFKDPLHVPVGPITRARSKKIKEALNGLIQEIWVDSNAGHSKLGPKEDESVQELKALFIIGL; encoded by the exons atgccaaggagagaaaggcgtggtagaggtttccgaagagatccaagatggcaagatggaaatgacaggaacctaggaaacataaaaatgaagataccaacattccaagggaaaaatgatccagaagcatacttggagtgggagaagaaggtggagttaatctttgagtgccacaactactccgaggagaaaaaggtaaaactcgctgtcattgagtttactgactatgcgattatatggtgggatcaacttgtgatgaacagaaggagaaaccatgagagacctattgagagttgggaggaaatgaaggcaatcatgaggaggcggtttgttcctagtcactactatagggacttgtatcagaaattacaaagtcttactcaaggctataggagcgttgatgactaccacaaggagatggagattgccatgattcgggcaaatgtagaggaggatagagaagctaccatggcaaggtttttgaatgggctaaatcgtgacattgccaacgtggtggagttgcagcactacgtggagttggaggacatggtgcacatggcaataaaggtggaacgacagcttaaaaggaaaggaactcggtcatttcaaaatctgggctcctctacttcatggaggtcaaatgggaggaaagacgaaggggctgttttcaagtccaaagccgaaccacaaaaaaggagagatgaagctcccagtatcaataaaggtaaaaatgaatcccaaactcgtaatcgtgatattaagtgttttcgttgtttgggagtaggtcatattgcttcacaatgcccaaataagaggaccatgatcgcacgtattgatggagaggtggaaactgaaagcgaggaagatgatgaccagattccatcacttgaggatgcttgtgatgaggaagtggagtatccagtggagggcgagtcacttgtggctaggcgtgctttaagtgcccaagtcaaagaggatgacatgg ctactttagtcgaaaaattgaatttacctaccttgaaacaccttagaccatataagttgcagtggttgaatgattgtggagaagttaaggtaaataagcaagtactggtttctttttcagttGGGAGGTACAAgaatgaagtactttgtgatgttgttccaatgcaagcgggtcacattttattgggtaggccatggcagtttgacaggaaagtcaatcatgatgggttcaagaataggtattcttttgttaaagataataaaaccattactcttgtaccgttgactccaagacaagtgtatgaagatcaagtgaaactgaaaagagaaaatgacttgaaaaatt ttgaggagttgctgaccaagggacatgtgagagagagtatgagtccatgcgcggtgccggtacTGCTtgttcctaagaaggatggaacttggagaatgtgtgttgattgcagggctatcaacaacattacggtaaagtatagacatcccattcctaggctagatgacatgttggatgaattgcatggatcatgtgttttcacaaaaattgatttgaaaagtggatatcatcaaattaggatgaaagagggtgatgaatggaaaactacCTTTAAAACTAtgtatggattgtatgagtggttggtaatgcctttcggtctaactaatgcaccaagtacattcatgaggttaatgaaccatgcattgcgtgcgtttataggcagatttgttgtggtttatttcgatgacattttggtgtatagcaagaatttagatgagcatattgatcatttacattgtgtgcttactgttttgagaaaagaaaaactatatgccaatttaaagaaatattcCTTTTgtatggacaaagttgtatttctgggttatgttgttagcgcgaaaggaattgaggtggatgaggaaaaggtgaaggctatcaaggaatggcccacacctaagtcagtcactgaggtaagaagttttcacggtttggcta cattacctgatttttctaaaacttttgagattgagtgtgatgcctcaggaataggtattggagctgttttgatgcaggagaagcggctgatagcctattttagtgaaaagctaaatgggcaagctttgaactacccaacatatgacaaggagctttatgcattggtgagagcattggagacttggcaacactacctttggccgaaagaatttgtcatacatactgaccatgagtcttTGAAGcatctgaagggacaaggtaagttaaatagaagacatgtcaagtgggtggaattcattgagaccttcccttatgtaatcaaatacaagcaaggtaaggaaaatatt ttgcttgtgcgtgaagcacatggaggtggtttaatggg tcattctactactaattgttcaccatttgagattgtttatggttttaatccactaactcctttggatttgctacccataccagttaatgaaatgactagtttggatggtgaaaagaaggctgagatggtgaagaaactccatgaaagtgtacggcaacatatagagaagaaaaatgagcaatatgtgaccaaagccaacaagggccgtcgaaaagtcctctttgaactgggtgattgggtttgggtgcatatgagaaaagaaagatttccagctcgtaggcagtctaagctgcatcctagaggggatggtccatttcaagtccttgagagaatcaatgataacgcatacaagttggatcttccaggtgagtataacattagtgctacatttaatgtttctgatctttctacttttgatgtaggtgacgatttgaggacgaatccttttgaagagagggggaatgatgagaatcaacaagcattcaaggatccattgcatgttccagttgggcctattacaagagcaagatccaagaagatcaaagaagcacttaatgggctgattcaagagatttgggttgattctaacgcaggacattccaagcttggcccaaaggaagatgaaagc GTTCAAGAACTTAAAGCATTGTTCATCATTGGACTTTAA